The Megalobrama amblycephala isolate DHTTF-2021 linkage group LG7, ASM1881202v1, whole genome shotgun sequence genome window below encodes:
- the atp5pf gene encoding ATP synthase-coupling factor 6, mitochondrial — MALHRLFQLSSLLGSAVRVTLRRNIGLSAVLFNKAKDLDPVQKLFLDKIREYNSKSKAVAGGVVDAGPAYQKNLSEEMTKLQRLYGGGDLTKFPQFNFPEPKLEEVTTK; from the exons atGGCTCTTCATCGGCTCTTCCAGCTGTCGTCTCTGTTGGGTTCGGCCGTGCGCGTGACGCTGCGCAGGAACATCGGTCTGTCCGCTGTGCTCTTCAACAAAGCCAAAGACCTGGACCCCGTACAGAAGCTCTTCCTGGACAAGATCCGCGAGTACAACTCCAAGAGCAA ggcCGTCGCGGGCGGTGTGGTGGACGCTGGTCCGGCCTATCAGAAGAACCTGTCGGAGGAGATGACCAAACTACAGCGCTTGTACGGCGGAGGAGATCTGACCAAATTCCCTCAGTTCAACTTCCCAG AACCCAAACTGGAGGAGGTGACGACTAAATGA